Proteins found in one Carassius auratus strain Wakin chromosome 12, ASM336829v1, whole genome shotgun sequence genomic segment:
- the LOC113111924 gene encoding probable JmjC domain-containing histone demethylation protein 2C isoform X3, with amino-acid sequence MVVGKRFLCVSGEEPLEPAHIASWSWRTGVIRAVTHRDHDNPELTVYVEFDDLEWDKREWVKVYEDFQIFLLEHQLVWAKRKEGAQLQGTKAKQIQWPALTFKPLVGKTVLGSITAIEFFSDRHLDFLTDEGAYQPYQDELDSLSPVFRDYPHLHEEVKAWVKDQKVQEIFMQGPYSLNGYRVRVYRQDSATQWFTGIITHHDLFSRTMVVMNDQVLEPQNVDPSMVQMTFLDDVVHSLLKGENIGITSRRRSRSSQNSNTAHGHYTRAQANSPRPVMNSSGSTPKQASQAQQQQSQHAQQQLSQQHQQQQSSPGQQRGSRSSRRKGSDSSVPDEEKIKDEKSDSGGKDSSKNKSKQTNKRRKADEEDKKGGLKRLKTETSDLSESSDSENSNKRSIDSSSEPSSENELKCKSTSKVPEEEKSQGSKPVDELSVINRLSPWDEMQDKKSSKPVAVEVAQLAESERSEERRSPLPPPASCTQNQSSGLTEVQSCIVEMKSTVKNLPKDHYGAGTPQTHMPKCVIDITEDANTQSSSRENSEAVSALLASQKCDAYVPESRHLVLNASHSECRMPDGEQQQNARSVGSKIELTPSEVIRPVTSVSESAALGERGKLQQQYTSMVIKNALLTEDIKKTNKLSPSPDLPKPKSNSSPDILKPKCNPSPAKTHSVHESSKPKPNTSPEVSKHKPRHPENPPTTSHLPLKPEPDIPRSSFKPVPARGGPSESRKSPLVDKNEPFMVYRDPALVRPESNSNHMSYLHPHLHPLHGSSHATCLTPNSHHPSHLLHSSPMSHSVHHPHLLPSVLPTIPSASLLGSHTRLDSPGLGHLALAHHHSHQQQQFLQQQPPPPLLAQTHGGASYNQLGLYPIIWQYPNGTHSYPTGYKWVHPENAVNSDPSLRRNTSSPWLRQSTPVTSADSMGILSHVPGRPASADPHRPIKISSHSSPPLSKTPGELHKEDQEKNVFGDPMRSMANAHLKQEPDRSRTPTNKELHRFYMESSHSKQQLPPRMPQGGPDRTSKYKEENRRILRESIEMAPFTAKICAGETERESYPRISSQPKSHEKEVEHSVADLYKYKHSVSQSLPQTNYFTTLSNSVVNEPPRLFQSKDLNPYFDKAPAASSLGSLGSYNSSHTKSLSKPPPLIKHQPEGEGLVGKITEQLSQQAPIHSFSTSVVTVSERCSPAISPSSQPKGMPALRRAPVFHPPTQQALDRKEGVYGRLSPPTLTPIQPVSSAGKVSEQQKPPTLLPELRDEKSGAELGSANSCHSGREAKSHENVAWYSENSQGKPQAAMASVIVRPSTCIKYDGLPGPKMVPKEQLGSRLFTGRTQADCLKVAESRESGRVILPNTNLENPSEQYYKNLVRASQGVIPSSVAVVANSLCNNRTNEAIAAANSTFSMQIHNGADLSFSISGASGSSRLESSASKSHPPTVVESQEGGLRTTSPSAHPQASSAGPTQAYSRNFVHLKKAKAALAAAQSRGSSSASESESGSIRSSQDSPTIPQDSSTHSNPASKASPVPNGQPALVCQSNYHKLKKAWLTRHSEEDKNTNKSEKGGNAISELIKPCSVNLIAPASSDVDLGKESKGQEDKLSQEDRKTRRTPKRPYESGSESGDDSDSSESKLEQRTKRQPKPTYKKKQNDMQKRKGDNEKEEDELKPNGIFRSAKEKTKLKLASTNGIPRSVLKDWRKVKKLKQTGESFLQDDSCSEIGANLQKCRECRSIRTKKGEESAHSPVFCRFYHFRRLTYSKNGVIRIDGFSAPDQYDEEALGLWAPEVYEENNLDLETSKYILSYIGDKFCQLVMTENTASTWIKKDAKIAWKRAVRGVRESCDACEATLFNIHWVCQKCGFVVCLDCYKAKERKSSKDKELYAWLKCVKGQPHDHKHLMPTQIIPGTVLTDLVNAMHMLREKYSIKSHCSCAWKQNTLYNKLPSTNGVSQVLQNVLNHSNKISLCKPEGGQQNSSLKVEANGGSSPASDTSTESKFTPPESQSPLHFLADLAEQKSREEKKENKESVVGKIKEEKDQSEALESLHSKASSLEQGSTLRDLLTTTAGKLRLGSTDAGIAFAPVYSTASQIVKSGRSMPNILDDIIASVVENKIPAGRGTKLNLKHEPLEEPKAERKKAVEEPPKLYAEIPHCWLYERRLLWLKDHRNNNNWKLFRECWRQGQPVLVSGVHRKLNASLWRAESFNQEFADHQGDLLNCKDGVVSNSGVKEFWDGFEDLTKRPKSKDGETVVYRLKDWPSGEEFMALMPSRYDDLMKNLPMPEYSDPEGNLNLASHLPSFFVRPDLGPRLCCAYGVAASQEQDFGTANLHMEVSDIISVLVYVGVAKGNGVLSKTGVLKRLEEEDLDDSVKKRLKDSSETPGALWHIYTSKDGEKIKEFLHKVAKEQGVEIPADHDPIREPGWYLSRKLRQRLMEEYAIQGWTVVQFLGDSVLIPAGALHQVQNLHSCVQVINDFVSPEHVVHSFHLTQELRSSKEEINYEDKLQVKNIFYHCVKNAVGTLKRSCAEEEEEANS; translated from the exons GTCCTTATTCGTTGAATGGCTACCGTGTACGAGTTTACAGACAGGACTCAGCCACCCAGTGGTTCACGGGCATCATCACCCATCACGATCTCTTCAGCCGCACTATGGTTGTCATGAATGATCAG GTACTAGAGCCTCAGAACGTTGACCCCTCCATGGTACAGATGACCTTTCTGGATGATGTGGTCCATTCTTTACTAAAAGGAGAGAACATTGGTATCACTTCACGACGCAGGTCTCGTTCTAGCCAGAACAGCAACACTGCCCAC ggTCATTACACACGTGCCCAGGCCAATAGCCCCAGACCCGTGATGAATTCCTCTGGCTCCACCCCCAAACAGGCCTCTCAGGCTCAGCAGCAACAATCCCAGCATGCTCAGCAGCAGCTGTCTCAGcaacaccagcagcagcagtCCTCACCAGGTCAACAACGTGGCTCACGATCTTCACGTCGGAAAGGCTCCGACAGTAGTGTTCCAGATGAGGAGAAGATCAAAGATGAAAAATCAGACAGTGGAGGAAAAG ATTCTTCTAAAAACAAAAGCAAGCAGACAAACAAGAGGAGGAAAGCAGATGAAGAGGACAAGAAGGGTGGCCTCAAGCGGCTCAAAACAGAGACTTCTGACCTTTCTGAGAGCAGTGACTCTGAGAACTCAAATAAGCGGAGCATAGACTCTTCATCGGAGCCCAGTTCAGAGAATGAGCTCAAATGCAAGAGCACTTCAAAAGTTCCGGAAGAGGAGAAGTCCCAGGGATCCAAGCCTGTGGATGAGTTGAGTGTAATCAACAGGCTATCTCCCTGGGATGAGATGCAGGATAAAAAAAGCAGCAAGCCAGTGGCCGTGGAGGTGGCTCAGCTGGCAGAGAGCGAGAGGTCAGAAGAAAGGAGATCTCCGCTGCCTCCTCCGGCCTCCTGTACACAAAACCAATCCTCTGGACTGACAGAGGTCCAAAGCTGTATTGTCGAGATGAAAAGCACTGTGAAAAACCTTCCCAAGGACCATTATGGCGCAGGAACACCTCAGACGCACATGCCCAAGTGTGTGATTGATATCACAGAGGATGCCAACACGCAGTCTAGTTCTAGAGAGAACTCTGAGGCCGTATCAGCCCTGCTGGCATCACAGAAGTGTGATGCTTATGTCCCTGAATCCAGACATTTGGTGCTAAACGCTTCCCACTCAGAGTGCAGGATGCCGGATGGCGAGCAGCAGCAGAATGCTCGCAGCGTAGGCAGTAAAATCGAATTAACGCCCTCTGAGGTCATAAGGCCGGTGACATCAGTGAGTGAGTCAGCGGCCCTGGGCGAAAGAGGGAAGCTCCAGCAGCAGTACACATCTATGGTTATTAAAAATGCCCTGTTAACTGAGGACATCAAGAAAACCAATAAACTTAGTCCTTCCCCTGACCTGCCCAAACCTAAGTCCAACTCATCCCCTGACATTCTTAAGCCCAAGTGCAATCCTTCACCTGCAAAAACCCACAGCGTTCATGAATCCTCCAAGCCCAAACCAAATACATCCCCTGAGGTGTCCAAACATAAACCGCGTCACCCTGAAAACCCACCTACAACAAGCCACTTGCCACTCAAACCCGAGCCAGACATACCCCGCTCTAGTTTTAAGCCTGTACCAGCCCGAGGGGGGCCGTCAGAATCAAGGAAAAGCCCACTTGTCGACAAAAATGAGCCTTTTATGGTGTACCGAGATCCTGCGTTGGTGCGTCCTGAATCAAATAGCAACCACATGAGTTACCTGCACCCACACCTGCATCCACTACATGGTTCTTCTCATGCCACGTGTCTCACGCCCAACTCGCACCACCCATCCCACCTCCTCCATTCTTCCCCCATGAGCCACTCTGTGCACCACCCACACCTTCTGCCCTCCGTACTGCCCACAATTCCATCAGCCTCTCTTCTGGGCAGCCATACACGGCTGGACTCCCCTGGACTTGGGCACTTGGCTCTGGCCCACCACCATTCCCACCAGCAGCAGCAGTTCCTCCAGCAGCAGCCACCCCCACCCCTGTTGGCCCAAACGCATGGAGGTGCCTCATATAACCAGCTCGGCCTCTATCCAATCATCTGGCAATACCCAAATGGTACCCACTCCTATCCAACTGGATACAAGTGGGTACATCCTGAAAATGCTGTCAATTCAGACCCCAGCCTACGGAGG AACACTTCCAGCCCCTGGCTGCGCCAGTCTACCCCTGTAACCTCAGCAGACAGCATGGGGATTTTGAGCCATGTGCCAGGCAGACCAGCCAGTGCAGACCCTCATCGACCCATCAAGATCAGCTCACACTCCAGCCCGCCGCTCTCTAAAACCCCTGGAGAGCTCCACAAAGA AGATCAGGAGAAGAATGTGTTTGGGGACCCTATGCGTAGCATGGCTAATGCTCACCTTAAGCAAGAGCCAGACCGCAGCCGGACGCCTACCAACAAGGAGCTGCACCGTTTCTACATGGAGTCCTCCCACAGCAAGCAGCAACTACCACCACGCATGCCTCAGGGGGGGCCAGACCGTACCAGCAAATATAAGGAAGAAAACCGCCGCATTCTTAGAGAGAGCATTGAAATGGCCCCCTTCACTGCCAAGATCTGTGCTGGAGAGACCGAGCGTGAATCCTACCCCCGAATTTCATCCCAGCCCAAAAGCCATGAGAAAGAAGTAGAGCACTCTGTGGCTGATCTGTACAAGTACAAACACTCTGTATCTCAGTCCCTCCCTCAAACCAACTACTTCACCACTCTATCTAATAGTGTTGTAAATGAGCCACCACGACTTTTCCAATCCAAAGATCTCAATCCGTACTTTGACAAAGCACCCGCAGCCTCTAGCCTGGGCTCCTTGGGCTCGTACAACTCTAGTCACACCAAGTCTTTGTCGAAGCCTCCCCCTCTCATTAAGCACCAGCCAGAGGGAGAGGGACTGGTGGGCAAGATCACCGAACAACTCAGTCAACAAGCACCCATACACTCATTCAGTACCTCAGTGGTGACGGTCAGTGAACGCTGCAGCCCGGCTATCTCTCCCTCCAGTCAGCCAAAAGGCATGCCAGCCTTGCGTAGAGCGCCGGTCTTTCATCCGCCCACCCAGCAGGCGCTTGACCGCAAGGAGGGGGTCTATGGTCGCCTTTCCCCACCTACACTTACCCCCATACAGCCCGTCAGCTCAGCGGGGAAGGTGTCAGAACAGCAGAAGCCGCCCACCCTGCTCCCAGAGCTCAGGGATGAGAAAAGTGGAGCCGAGCTGGGCTCGGCCAATTCCTGCCATTCTGGCAGGGAAGCAAAGAGCCACGAGAACGTGGCCTGGTATTCAGAGAATAGCCAAGGGAAGCCACAGGCAGCCATGGCATCTGTTATTGTCCGCCCTTCTACTTGCATAAAATATGATGGCTTGCCAGGTCCCAAGATGGTCCCCAAAGAGCAACTCGGTAGCAGATTGTTCACTGGCCGCACTCAAGCAGACTGCCTGAAAGTGGCCGAGAGTAGGGAATCTGGGAGAGTCATCCTACCAAACACGAATTTGGAGAATCCCAGTGAACAGTACTACAAAAACCTGGTTAGAGCGTCACAGGGTGTCATTCCCAGCTCAGTGGCAGTTGTTGCCAATTCTTTGTGCAACAATAGGACTAATGAAGCCATTGCTGCTGCCAACAGCACGTTTAGCATGCAGATCCACAATGGAGCAGATCTGTCATTCTCCATCTCTGGCGCTAGTGGTAGTAGCAGACTGGAAAGCTCTGCTTCCAAAAGCCACCCTCCCACTGTTGTTGAGTCACAGGAGGGAGGCTTGAGAACCACCTCCCCTAGTGCGCACCCTCAGGCCAGCTCTGCTGGCCCCACACAGGCCTACTCAAGGAACTTTGTTCACCTGAAGAAGGCCAAAGCAGCTCTGGCTGCGGCTCAGTCTCGTGGCTCCAGTAGCGCTTCAGAGAGTGAAAGCGGTAGCATCAGATCCTCTCAGGACTCGCCCACCATCCCCCAGGATAGTTCCACGCACAGCAATCCGGCCAGCAAAGCCAGCCCGGTGCCCAATGGACAGCCAGCGCTGGTGTGCCAGTCAAACTATCACAAGCTCAAGAAAGCCTGGCTCACGCGACACTCGGAGGaggacaaaaacacaaacaaatctgAAAAAGGTGGGAATGCCATTTCTGAGCTAATTAAACCATGCTCCGTCAACTTGATTGCCCCTGCATCTAGTGATGTGGATCTGGGCAAGGAAAGCAAAGGACAAGAGGACAAGCTGTCCCAGGAGGACAGAAAGACACGCCGTACCCCCAAGCGCCCATATGAATCGGGCTCGGAGAGCGGCGATGACTCAGACTCTAGTGAGAGCAAGCTTGAACAAAGGACTAAAAGGCAACCCAAGCCCACTTACAAAAAGAAGCAGAACGACATGCAGAAAAGGAAAGGAGACAATGAGAAAGAGGAGGACGAGTTAAAGCCAAATGGTATTTTCCGGAGTGCTAAGGAAAAAACTAAACTCAAGCTGGCCAGTACCA ATGGCATTCCCCGGTCAGTACTGAAGGACTGGAGGAAGGTAAAGAAGCTAAAGCAGACGGGTGAGTCCTTCCTGCAGGACGACTCGTGCTCTGAAATCGGGGCCAATTTACAGAAGTGCAGGGAGTGCCGCTCAATCCGCACCAAGAAAGGAGAGGAGTCTGCCCATTCACCTGTCTTCTGCCGCTTCTACCACTTCCGCCG CCTCACATACAGTAAGAATGGAGTGATCCGGATTGATGGTTTCTCTGCTCCTGATCAATATGATGAAGAGGCGCTCGGTCTCTGGGCCCCAGAGGTTTATGAAGAAAACAACCTGGACCTGGAGACTTCCAAATACATCCTCAGCTACATTGGAGACAAATTCTGTCAACTTGTTATGACTGAGAATACAGCAAGTACTTGGATAAAGAAAGATG CCAAGATAGCTTGGAAGAGAGCAGTGCGCGGAGTGAGAGAGAGCTGCGACGCATGTGAAGCCACATTGTTTAACATTCACTGGGTCTGCCAAAAATGTGGATTTGTGGTGTGTTTGGACTGTTACAAGGCCAAGGAGAGGAAGAGCTCCAAAG ATAAAGAGCTGTACGCCTGGTTGAAGTGTGTCAAGGGACAGCCTCATGATCACAAGCACCTGATGCCTACACAGATCATTCCAGGAACTG tTCTAACGGACTTGGTGAACGCTATGCACATGCTCAGGGAGAAGTACAGCATTAAATCACACTGCTCCTGTGCTTGGAAGCAGAACACCCTCTACAACAAGCTGCCGTCCACCAATGGCGTCTCCCAG GTGTTACAAAACGTGCTAAATCACAGCAACAAGATCTCTCTGTGTAAGCCTGAGGGAGGCCAGCAGAACTCCTCTCTGAAGGTAGAGGCCAACGGAGGGAGCAGTCCCGCCAGTGACACCAGCACCGAAAGCAAGTTCACCCCACCTGAGTCCCAATCGCCTCTGCACTTCCTGGCCGATCTGGCCGAGCAGAAATCCCGGGAGGAAAAGAAGG AAAATAAGGAGTCAGTTGTTGGAAAGATAAAGGAGGAGAAGGATCAGTCAGAAGCTTTGGAGTCTCTGCACAGTAAAGCATCTTCCCTGGAGCAGGGATCAACCCTTCGAGACCTCCTCACCACCACCGCAGGCAAGCTGCGCCTGGGCTCCACTGATGCGGGCATCGCATTCGCTCCTGTGTACTCCACTGCCTCACAG ATTGTCAAGAGTGGCCGCAGCATGCCCAACATCCTGGATGACATCATCGCCTCTGTGGTGGAAAACAAGATCCCGGCAGGCCGTGGCACCAAGCTGAACCTGAAGCATGAGCCTCTGGAGGAGCCCAAAGCTGAGAGAAAGAAAGCAGTGGAAGAACCGCCCAAACTATATGCTGAGATCCCGCACTGCTGGCTGTACGAGCGCCGGCTGCTCTGGCTCAAAGACCAccgcaacaacaacaactggaAACTCTTCAGGGAGTGCTGGAGACAAGGACAG CCGGTGCTGGTCTCTGGGGTGCACAGGAAGCTCAACGCCAGCTTGTGGAGGGCAGAATCCTTCAACCAAGAGTTTGCTGACCACCAGGGAGACCTCTTGAACTGCAAGGATGGAGTCGTGTCCAACTCAGGCGTCAAAGAATTCTGGGACGGCTTTGAAGATCTCACGA AGCGGCCCAAGTCTAAAGATGGAGAAACCGTGGTGTATCGACTGAAAGACTGGCCTTCAGGGGAAGAGTTTATGGCTTTGATGCCCTCCAG GTATGATGACCTCATGAAAAACCTCCCAATGCCTGAGTATTCAGACCCCGAGGGGAACCTCAACCTGGCATCCCATCTGCCCTCCTTCTTTGTGCGGCCAGACCTGGGTCCGCGCCTCTGCTGCGCTTACG GTGTGGCGGCATCTCAGGAGCAGGACTTTGGCACCGCTAACCTGCACATGGAGGTGTCGGACATCATCAGCGTGTTGGTTTATGTAGGAGTGGCCAAAGGGAATGGTGTCCTCTCCAAAACGG GAGTGCTAAAGAGGCTGGAGGAGGAAGATCTGGATGACAGCGTGAAGAAAAGATTAAAGGACTCCAGCGAGACTCCCGGAGCCTTGTGGCACATCTACACGAGCAAAGATGGCGAGAAGATTAAAGAGTTCCTGCACAAg GTGGCTAAAGAGCAGGGCGTGGAGATCCCAGCGGATCACGACCCCATCCGTGAGCCAGGCTGGTACTTGAGCCGTAAGCTGCGTCAGCGGCTGATGGAAGAATACGCCATCCAGGGCTGGACTGTGGTGCAGTTTCTGGGAGATTCAGTCCTGATCCCTGCTGGAGCTCTGCACCAG GTGCAGAACCTGCACAGCTGCGTCCAGGTGATCAATGACTTCGTCTCTCCGGAGCACGTGGTGCATTCGTTCCACTTGACCCAGGAACTCAGATCCTCCAAAGAGGAAATCAACTATGAAGATAAGCTACAG GTCAAGAACATCTTTTACCACTGCGTGAAGAATGCCGTGGGAACATTAAAGAGGAGCTgtgcagaggaagaggaggaggcgaACTCATGA